In Calliopsis andreniformis isolate RMS-2024a chromosome 9, iyCalAndr_principal, whole genome shotgun sequence, the genomic window GAAAGTTCGCCAGCAAGACGCGCGAGACGATAATGTGACATTAATAAGGGGAGCATAGTACACGAAATGAGGAATTGGACTGGATGATAACGAGGAGACAGGCATTTCCTTCTTGTTTACGATTCCTTGGAAGCTGGTCGCTTTTGTTCCTTGCAGAGATAAACGCGTAACAATATCTCAAGGTGCGGCAAGGCTTCTAGGTACCGACGCGACGATGTCTTATCCGCGGCTGGAATTTACCGCGCAGTTTTATCGTTCGTTAATTAACGATGGTGGTTTTAGTTCCCCGATTATTTCGCAGCGTTACCTGACCCGTAAAATATCCTACAGTGGTCCGGTTGTTTCAATATTTTGTCGAGAACCTCGGCATCCACGACTTGACCAGGCGAGGCGCAAATTTGCTCATCTGCTAAATTTCCAACATCTAACAAACATGAATTTACCAATTTACAATTGATAAGTGAAAGTAAAGAAATATGTATATACGAATCCTATGATGCAATAAGAATCATCTACTGAAAAGTAACAGACTATAGAGCATCAGGTACCTCGTTTAATGGCCGTGGCCAACAAATTTGCTAATTTGGCTTTCACGAGATCCCTCCTCAATCTCCCCGCAGCGTCCACGTAGTCTTGCCAGGGCTCTGCTCCAGCGGCAAGAGTCTTTAACCGAATAAAGCCTGGCAAGGTAGCATCTTCCTCAACGTTCACCCTCGAGATTTCGAGCTCGGAACTTGCGGAGGGGCTCGACAGCGTGTCTATTCGCAGCAGGTATTCGAACTTAAGTTGCTGAAAAGAAAAAAAGGGAAGACTGATGAAGTGGAAAATCTTCACCCTCCGTTTTCGCGGAATATTTCAAAACTTCTCGACTTTGAGTGGTCGATCACGCAAATCCTTGCCTTTTTACCTTTACCCGACGTGGCTCGTTCAACGAAATGAGGAACATAGACGCAAATCTCCGATCGTGATTCCCAACGGTCAGAATCAACCGTTGAACCAAACGCTCTACAATGGCTTCGATTGCGAAAACGTTCGAGGAATCTGTAACACAACCCCCCTTTCAATATCTACTAAGGAAAAATCGGGACGAGCTTCCGTGTCAGTTTCCGCGTTCGATATCGCCGGTGTTTCCGCGCTTCGACCTATCGGCATGCAAGATTCATCGGGAAGCTCGTTAAACATTCACCATTCTGTGCTTCGTCGACCAACTTCCGGAAGTAGGCGTTCAGATTGTTCAGCTGGCTCTTGGTGAAAACGAGCTTCGTGGCCATTAGTCGAACGCCGCCTTTCTTGCATGAACTTCCACTAGTTCCGCAACCCATCTTCTGAAAGGGAGAAAGAAGAGTATTAGTTATAATTTGCCCTTATTGCATTAGCACCTGAAAAGCTGTATACATTGGATTTAGCTATAATATCGATTAACTGAAAAAATTCAAGTTTTTTTTTActattattttacataaaaataaacGTTTGCGATTATCAAGAATGATGGCGAATTGAATTTCGAGAATGATTCAGCAAGCGTGCACTCGCGAGACAACTGTTTTCCGGCCGGGAGGAGTGAGAAGAAAAATTCCAAATGCTTCCTCCGTCCGGGCGGAAATGCGCCTAGCACAATCTATTTCCCGAATCAGTCGGAACCGTGGCGAGCAACGGGCTCTGAACAAGAAATGGCGCAACGGTATAAATCACGGGGGTGGAATCGATCTTCCGAGGCTTAATATGAAGCGTCGTTAAATCACGACGCTTTTGCCTTGCGTAACTCGCCGTTGAACAGGGCCCGGAACTGTTTCGAAATGGTTTAAGGAATTCCAGGGGAATGCACGTTCCGCTTTCTCGGCGAATTCCGTGCATACGTCTCTGTCAGCCCGCTGTACCGCCTCGCGAGCATTCTTCGTCACGCTACCTCTTTTTTCACCTCCTCCCTGTAAGCTGCACTCTCGAAACTAATAGGTGTCATTAAAACTTTTCGTTCGACGTTTCGTGTTGAAGCAAATGTATTCAATTACCTGAGCAAAGGATGATTTAACTATTGATATTAACACGATCGCGATAGACGAGAAGACGTATAGTCCAAAGGATTGCGTATATGTTAATATCACAGAGAATATATGCGAAAATCTTGGAACACGTGTTACATTTCATGGGAAGAGCCAAATACGTCGGGATTTCATCTTAATGCGTACATACGTACCGAGCTACGACGAAGTTACGGGCATAGATCCCTGACAAATACTGAACGAGCGGTATATCACGAAGCAAAGCCACCAACTGACGTTTCCATTCCATCCGGAAAGATATTGACAGTCCCCGATCCTGACCATGTAAATGTACCGTGCGCCAATTATTATTCAGCGGATCGGCTAACAATGCCATCGCGATGCTCGGCCACCGGAATTACTTCCGATCCTGATTGTGTGCACTTGACTTCCGCTCCCGTACACGGGCGTACCTCGCTCTATATTACATCATTCCTATTCATTATACACAAGAGGATTTCGAGTGGATTTTATAAGCGGGAAAAAAAATAAATCTCGGGACACATAGATAAAAAAAGGATAATAAAGGTTAACGTAATTATGATTGCAAGTACAATAGCGAGATTTTCTAACGCTAAATAAACAAATTTCGCGGCAAATATCCTCGATAGAATTTACAGAGTACCCGACGCTACATGGTGAAATTTGAAactaaacattgagtatcgctCTGTTGGTAAAATACCTCGATGGATCTCCTTATTGAAGAAACCTGTAGAAAATAACGATATAGGAGCAATGTAGTGGCGACATCTTTTAATCCTGAAAAAAAGGAATTTCTATCGCTAATTCGGAAAGTTTGATGCATCTGTGAAAGGTTGAGGTCCTCACGATTGCAAAATGGCCCGCGGATAGTAAGAATTATCAAAGAATATATGATAAAAAGGTACCCACGGCGAACGATTGTATCGAGTAACGATGGCGTCGGCTTACATCAAAGATGAACAAGGTAATCATCACTTTCATTCCATTTGAACGCTTTAGTTATATCGACCAATAAACTATTTATAACCTGTAAGATGTAAACAACCTATATTACTCCAAATATAAGCTCTATCTCGATACTTCTTCTTTCCTGCAAGATAACTGAACATTGGAATAATGTAtgatatgaaatgaatatttcattCAATGTGAGTCAATAAATTTAATATAAGAGAAATATTTAGATGCTGTaactattttaattaataaagtTCTTATTTTTTATGCTGTCACAAACATTTTTACAGGTGGAACATTCATCCCTGCCAGTCAACGACCAGATGGCACATGGCGTAAACCACGCCGTGTTAAAGATGGCTATATACCGCAAGAAGAAGTTCCATTGTATGTGATACATAACATACTtgtattaaatatatttcttcAATAGCTGTTACCACTATTAATTTCATTTCAGGTATGAAAGCAAAggaaaacaaataaaaaataaacccaTATATCCAATAGGTGCAAGTCCAGAATTCATTGCAGAACACAAAGCTAAACAGGAAGCACTGCAGGCAGCTAAAACTAAATCGATTCCTGGTGCTCCAATTAAGACAGaagttaaaaagaaaaagaaaaagagtaaAAGCAAAACAAATACTGAACGTATCACTGAAGAATTGGCTAAAACTGCAATCTCTGAACCTGAACAAAAAAAAGAACCATTATCACAAAATAATAAACCACAATTGAATGCAAAACCAGTACCAAACAATCAAACTCCTACACCCAAAGTAAATGCTACGAATCAATCTGAAAGTGCAGTACCAGATCCCCAAAAAAGATTAAAAAATCTGAGAAAGAAACTTAGAGAAATCAAAACATTAGAAGAGAAGATTAAAACTGGATTATTAAAAAATCCAGAGAAAGAAATACTTGATAAGTTAGCAAGAAAAAATGAGATCTCGAAAGAGATAAAACGATTAGAAGCAAATCTATAGAGAAAAAGTGTTGATAAAAGTACATTTACATGCCCTCATCAATCATCACTCAGTAGTTATACCTAAATGAATGTGTGTTTCtggaattttaaaataattttaatacagtCTTACATAATGTATTTCTGTCCTCTTTATACAATAAGTGACTGgcagtataaaaaaaatatacatttatatgcagagataaaaattaaatattaaatctagAACACTATAATGTCACTGTGTGAAAGACCAATCAATCAGATTTTAATAAAAGTAAATTGTTTTACATACTACACGTTGTTATTTATGTAATCAAAAATAAATATGTCAATGAAAATTACATTTGTTTCCTTTCGTCATGGTCCTGAAATATTTTACCTAAAACCACAGTCAGCTGTGCTAAAACGTTCAAATGCTAGGGACTTTACACTCTGGCTAGGTTTATTTTCTTTGGCAACTACGGAAAGTGGTACATTCGTGCTTATAACTATACACAACATCTCTGATCTGCAACTGCAACGAATATGAAATGTGTAGATAATATTTGATCGAATATTTCCCCTGTTTATATATCCGAAGGAAATGAAACTCTACTACTTCTATTCGATATTACGTTgcttataataaaaatgctGTCCGATGCAATTCGATCGATGAAACGATCGCGGAACAGATTAAAAGAAGCATTCGTCGGTTGACTACCTATCggtgaataaataattaatgagATTGAATTAACTGAAACTCAATGCCTCTCGGCAATAAACCTGAATGTGTCAAGTGTGGGACCCGAGAGACCCCGCTTTGGCATTCAACTGAAGCTGGTAACCTTTGCAATACTTGTCTTGAAGAAGAGAGAAATTCTGA contains:
- the Pym gene encoding partner of Y14 and mago, with amino-acid sequence MASAYIKDEQGGTFIPASQRPDGTWRKPRRVKDGYIPQEEVPLYESKGKQIKNKPIYPIGASPEFIAEHKAKQEALQAAKTKSIPGAPIKTEVKKKKKKSKSKTNTERITEELAKTAISEPEQKKEPLSQNNKPQLNAKPVPNNQTPTPKVNATNQSESAVPDPQKRLKNLRKKLREIKTLEEKIKTGLLKNPEKEILDKLARKNEISKEIKRLEANL